The Faecalibacter sp. LW9 genome has a segment encoding these proteins:
- a CDS encoding HAD-IB family hydrolase: MNRKLYLFDFDGTLTTKDSLFDFLKFSFPNHYNKYFLIFFPFFILAKLKLAEPGRIKEKFIARFLKGKSYHEIQSLSNRYFEKNYPLIIHPKADEYIKSVSNYHDKFIVSASVNFWLQPFADHYGMGLICTEAEFDEQGYFTGKFASENCNNEQKKIRIEKEVDLSLYDEVIAFGDTSGDRAMFELATKSFFKHFN, from the coding sequence ATGAATCGCAAATTATATTTATTCGATTTTGATGGAACGTTGACGACGAAAGATTCTTTATTCGATTTTTTAAAATTTAGTTTTCCGAACCATTATAATAAATATTTTCTAATTTTCTTCCCTTTTTTCATTTTAGCAAAATTAAAATTAGCAGAACCAGGGCGAATAAAAGAAAAATTTATTGCACGTTTTTTAAAAGGAAAATCCTATCACGAAATACAAAGTTTATCTAATCGTTATTTTGAGAAAAATTATCCATTAATTATTCATCCTAAAGCAGATGAATATATTAAATCCGTAAGTAATTATCATGATAAATTCATTGTTTCAGCATCTGTTAATTTTTGGTTGCAACCATTTGCAGATCATTATGGAATGGGATTGATTTGTACTGAAGCAGAATTTGATGAACAAGGATATTTTACAGGTAAATTTGCTTCAGAAAATTGCAACAACGAACAAAAGAAAATTAGAATCGAAAAAGAAGTCGATTTATCACTGTATGATGAGGTCATTGCATTTGGTGATACATCTGGAGATCGAGCAATGTTTGAATTAGCGACCAAGTCCTTTTTTAAACATTTTAATTAA
- a CDS encoding glycosyltransferase, with protein MAEKKKILIRIGSLRHGGAEKVLVTFLKNLSPDKYEIDLLLNLYSGKYLKDVPSWINIYYLNKGEMITTNRPQDIPEKAFRVIYQSVLKQFPKLLYKFILPNKTYDIEFAAIHGIADEILNSPIKSSKKIVWIHNDLSNIPEYTNERLKSFFKFDRVLVISQKINQLFLDLATSDEQKEKVVRIYNPIDVEEIKRLAKEPCDLAKVDNEPTFVSIGTVFPQKGFDRLLRAHRRLLDEGFKHQVWIVGDGYDFPNIKKLVDELQINDTAHLIGFKENPYPYFIQADYYILSSRYEGYPTVLFEAMTLAKPIIATDVSGVREMLNDGELGCIIENSEEAIFNGLKYFIQHPEEAKKYQHNIEAKALPFELSSAVNSIEKYLND; from the coding sequence ATGGCTGAAAAGAAGAAAATATTAATCCGTATTGGCTCGCTTCGTCACGGAGGTGCCGAAAAGGTATTAGTCACTTTTTTAAAAAATCTTTCACCAGACAAATACGAAATCGATTTGTTGTTGAATCTTTATTCCGGAAAATATTTAAAAGATGTACCGTCTTGGATTAATATCTACTATTTGAATAAAGGAGAAATGATTACAACCAATCGTCCACAAGATATTCCTGAAAAAGCATTCAGAGTAATTTATCAATCTGTTCTGAAGCAGTTTCCCAAATTATTGTACAAATTCATCTTACCCAATAAAACGTATGATATCGAATTTGCTGCAATCCATGGAATAGCCGATGAAATTCTAAATTCTCCTATAAAATCTTCCAAGAAAATAGTTTGGATCCATAACGATTTATCCAATATCCCAGAATATACAAATGAACGTTTGAAATCTTTTTTCAAGTTTGATCGTGTTTTGGTGATTTCACAGAAAATTAATCAATTATTTTTGGATTTGGCGACTTCGGATGAGCAAAAAGAGAAAGTTGTTCGAATTTATAATCCGATTGATGTAGAAGAAATTAAACGTTTGGCTAAAGAACCTTGCGATTTAGCGAAAGTCGATAATGAACCAACGTTTGTTTCGATAGGAACTGTTTTTCCACAAAAAGGATTTGACCGTTTATTACGAGCGCATCGCCGATTATTAGATGAAGGATTCAAACATCAAGTGTGGATTGTAGGAGATGGGTACGATTTTCCGAATATCAAAAAATTAGTGGATGAGCTTCAAATAAATGATACAGCACATTTGATTGGTTTCAAAGAAAATCCATATCCGTATTTTATCCAAGCAGATTATTATATTTTGTCTTCGCGTTACGAAGGATATCCAACGGTTTTATTTGAAGCAATGACGTTGGCAAAACCTATAATCGCAACCGATGTTTCAGGAGTAAGAGAAATGTTGAATGATGGTGAATTAGGTTGTATCATTGAGAATTCAGAAGAAGCAATTTTCAACGGATTGAAATATTTTATTCAACATCCTGAAGAAGCGAAAAAATATCAACATAATATTGAAGCAAAAGCATTACCTTTTGAATTAAGTAGTGCAGTTAATTCGATTGAAAAATATTTAAACGATTAA
- a CDS encoding serine acetyltransferase: protein MKTIIQKDFYRNFGYWTNSPFLKGFMSPGFRFIYCLRKAQQYPTKHPLGLFYRVLLRRYSIKYGYQISAKTEIGPGLNLGHWGHVVVNPNAKIGKNCNIAHGVTLGQTNRGKSKGFPTLKDDVWVGTNAVIVGGITIGNNVLIAPNSYVTQDVPDNSIVMGNPMQIIPNEKATEGYINNRID from the coding sequence ATGAAAACAATTATTCAGAAAGATTTTTACAGAAACTTTGGATATTGGACCAACTCGCCTTTTTTGAAAGGGTTTATGAGTCCAGGTTTTCGTTTTATTTATTGTTTAAGAAAAGCGCAACAATACCCTACTAAACATCCGCTTGGATTATTTTATCGTGTATTGTTAAGAAGATATTCGATTAAATATGGTTATCAAATTTCTGCGAAAACAGAAATTGGACCAGGTTTAAATTTAGGGCATTGGGGACACGTTGTCGTGAATCCTAACGCTAAAATTGGGAAGAATTGTAATATCGCTCACGGTGTAACTTTAGGTCAAACCAATCGTGGAAAATCGAAAGGTTTTCCAACGTTAAAAGATGATGTTTGGGTAGGGACAAATGCCGTAATTGTGGGTGGAATTACAATTGGAAACAACGTTTTAATTGCACCAAACAGTTACGTGACACAAGATGTGCCAGATAATTCGATTGTGATGGGAAATCCAATGCAAATTATCCCGAATGAAAAAGCAACAGAAGGCTATATTAATAATAGAATCGATTAA
- a CDS encoding glycosyltransferase produces the protein MKTILFILPDLNQGGAERVITTLCNELDRTKFCPKLVLFKKEGYYLNHLKKDVEIIELNVERIRYSIFKIVPLINKLQPNIVFTGWGEISAFLSPLIPMFKKTKFITRETNVVSKHVTRKEILFFYRFYNNFHQIIAQSDDMKNDLVQNFRISENRIVKINNPVDFDLINQMKSQKINLGFDKSYKNIVAIGNLSPRKGFDLLLNVMNELKEEKIKLTILGDGAFKDELLQQKNELKLDNVTFQGNVANPFVYLKAADLFILSSRYEGFPNVLLEAGACGTYSLANNCPGGINEIIQENINGEIYPIEDTEGFAEKIKSILDKEHSSEKIINSIHSRFSKDIIIQQYETIFEII, from the coding sequence TTGAAAACAATACTATTCATATTACCTGACCTAAATCAAGGTGGAGCAGAACGTGTGATTACAACGCTTTGCAATGAATTGGACCGAACGAAGTTTTGTCCAAAATTAGTGTTGTTCAAAAAGGAAGGGTATTACCTGAATCATTTGAAAAAGGATGTTGAAATTATCGAACTGAATGTGGAACGCATTCGTTATTCGATTTTTAAGATTGTTCCGTTGATCAATAAGCTTCAACCAAATATTGTGTTTACAGGTTGGGGAGAAATCTCAGCATTTCTATCACCTCTGATTCCTATGTTCAAAAAAACTAAGTTTATCACAAGGGAGACAAATGTGGTTTCAAAGCACGTTACTCGAAAAGAGATTTTATTTTTCTACCGTTTTTATAACAATTTTCATCAAATCATTGCTCAAAGTGATGATATGAAAAATGACTTGGTTCAAAATTTTCGAATTTCGGAAAATCGAATTGTAAAGATCAATAACCCAGTGGATTTTGATTTAATCAATCAAATGAAATCTCAAAAGATTAATTTAGGTTTTGACAAGAGCTATAAAAATATTGTCGCAATTGGAAATCTTTCACCTCGAAAAGGATTTGATTTATTATTAAATGTAATGAATGAATTGAAAGAGGAAAAAATCAAATTAACAATCTTGGGCGATGGAGCTTTTAAAGATGAATTGTTGCAGCAAAAAAATGAATTAAAATTGGATAACGTGACCTTTCAAGGGAATGTTGCCAATCCATTTGTTTATCTAAAAGCAGCCGATTTATTTATTCTTTCTTCACGTTACGAAGGTTTTCCAAATGTATTGTTGGAAGCTGGTGCCTGTGGAACATATAGTTTAGCGAATAACTGTCCAGGAGGAATCAATGAAATTATTCAAGAGAATATTAATGGTGAAATTTATCCGATAGAAGATACTGAAGGTTTTGCGGAAAAAATCAAATCCATTTTAGATAAAGAACATTCGTCAGAAAAGATTATAAATAGTATTCATTCGCGTTTTAGTAAAGATATCATTATCCAACAATACGAAACCATTTTCGAAATTATATAA
- a CDS encoding glycosyltransferase yields the protein MNQTFGDFELLVVNDGSKDNSQQIIDQYVEQDSRIVSIIKENGGLSDARNVGIDQAKGEYIAFIDSDDNIDSKMFEEMIHLVEKHQSEIVFCDLVKVDENGNEFRDLPQSPQLPEKIILAEDLTIFGEMSCFACNKLFKRSLFEKHRFQKGIHFEDIELIPKLVLDSTIISKINQPFYKYFERQDSITKTHTQKGLDMFIAIDNVTKYFKHNQYKNNLKELKRFQIIQGYYSYLAYVAYVKDKELKSEMIEHLKQYLKTNRISDSEIINYKRFKYNYLSSLPFKKKVFYGISLINLKLLAKL from the coding sequence TTGAATCAAACGTTTGGTGATTTTGAATTGTTGGTGGTGAACGATGGTTCGAAAGATAATTCACAACAAATTATTGATCAATATGTAGAACAAGATTCACGTATAGTTTCAATTATTAAAGAAAATGGTGGTTTAAGCGATGCTAGAAATGTTGGAATTGATCAAGCAAAAGGGGAGTATATCGCGTTTATTGACTCAGATGATAATATCGATTCAAAGATGTTTGAAGAGATGATTCATCTAGTCGAAAAGCATCAATCGGAGATCGTTTTTTGCGATTTGGTAAAAGTGGATGAAAATGGAAATGAGTTTCGAGATTTACCACAATCACCACAACTACCAGAGAAGATTATATTAGCAGAAGATTTAACCATTTTTGGAGAAATGAGCTGTTTTGCATGTAATAAATTATTCAAACGTTCATTATTTGAAAAACATCGTTTTCAAAAAGGTATTCATTTCGAGGACATTGAATTAATTCCGAAATTAGTGTTAGATTCAACTATAATTTCAAAAATAAATCAACCTTTTTATAAATATTTTGAACGTCAAGATTCAATTACTAAAACGCATACCCAAAAAGGCTTGGATATGTTTATTGCTATTGATAATGTGACGAAATATTTCAAACATAATCAATACAAAAACAATTTAAAAGAATTGAAACGTTTTCAAATCATTCAGGGTTATTATTCGTATTTGGCTTATGTAGCTTATGTAAAAGATAAAGAATTGAAGTCTGAAATGATTGAACACTTAAAACAATATTTAAAAACAAATAGAATTTCGGATTCTGAAATTATAAATTATAAACGATTTAAATATAATTATTTATCGTCATTACCTTTCAAAAAGAAAGTCTTTTATGGTATCTCATTAATTAACCTTAAACTCCTAGCAAAATTGTAA
- a CDS encoding EpsG family protein — protein MSLIYYLIFFLLVVTSYFEFSKNEQGSKQWYYVIVIIMMFTAGLGYGLSPDWIAYHQTFLLLLDINWSELDYFSEMASMEKGFLSLNKILGDFGFDFGMLTLIMAIVALTLKTSTFYKYGGLPFLVLFIYAMPNYMFEEHVHIRQGMANAIAIFSVRYIIDRKLWKFLLCIAIGYQFHESIIVFILAYWIGVMKFNEVTIGWLVTIAIIGNYTGLNAIIEIIMQFMPIGQDKFEDYQSQLYAESDVAIGDIVKILSVMSVMIYNKYAVHDKLYCIFRNLFIMGVLLYFFLGKGIFGIRLPGFYLVFLGLTLGRMIYSFNGDHFKRRFVYFSFVFYTLLLIFWFQVKQGHKSNFANYRTFFTNGAVYGLWRN, from the coding sequence ATGAGTTTAATCTATTATTTAATATTCTTTTTATTAGTTGTGACCTCTTATTTTGAGTTCTCGAAAAATGAACAAGGAAGTAAACAATGGTACTATGTCATTGTTATTATTATGATGTTCACAGCAGGGCTTGGATATGGGTTAAGTCCAGATTGGATTGCTTATCATCAAACATTTTTACTTTTATTAGATATTAATTGGTCTGAGTTAGACTATTTCTCAGAGATGGCTTCGATGGAAAAAGGATTTCTTAGTTTAAACAAAATATTAGGAGATTTCGGTTTTGATTTTGGGATGTTGACTTTAATAATGGCGATTGTTGCATTGACTTTAAAAACATCAACTTTTTATAAATATGGAGGATTACCTTTTCTAGTGTTGTTCATCTATGCGATGCCTAATTATATGTTTGAAGAACATGTGCATATACGTCAGGGGATGGCAAATGCAATTGCAATTTTTTCAGTACGATATATTATTGATCGTAAATTGTGGAAATTTTTATTGTGTATAGCGATTGGATACCAATTCCACGAATCGATTATCGTATTCATTTTAGCGTATTGGATAGGAGTCATGAAGTTTAATGAGGTGACAATTGGTTGGTTAGTAACAATTGCAATCATTGGCAACTATACAGGATTGAATGCAATTATAGAAATCATAATGCAATTTATGCCAATTGGACAAGATAAGTTTGAAGACTATCAAAGTCAATTGTATGCAGAATCTGATGTGGCTATTGGGGACATAGTTAAAATTCTGTCGGTGATGTCGGTAATGATTTATAATAAATATGCTGTTCATGATAAGTTATATTGTATATTCAGAAATCTCTTTATCATGGGGGTTTTATTATATTTTTTCTTAGGAAAAGGAATTTTTGGAATTCGTCTACCCGGTTTTTATTTAGTCTTTTTAGGTTTGACATTAGGTCGTATGATTTATTCGTTCAATGGAGATCATTTCAAACGCCGATTTGTATATTTTAGTTTTGTTTTTTATACATTATTGCTAATATTTTGGTTCCAAGTTAAACAGGGTCACAAATCTAATTTTGCAAATTATAGAACATTTTTCACTAATGGAGCAGTATACGGATTATGGAGGAATTAG
- a CDS encoding glycosyltransferase family A protein — MEELVSIITPCYNSEKFIKETYDSILNQTYKNWEWIIIDDCSTDDSVVIIQKFNDSRVKLHVNHMNSGAAVSRNKALEIANGRYITFIDSDDLWLPQFLEKSIEFLKINHEELVYATYKRVDEELNPLLNDFIAEDRIDYQRILYNCPIPMLTSLYDSKRIGKISFPQVELREDHAMWMELLKKIKSARAIKEPLGIYRMRENSVSRNKLFIAKKQYRLYRNYLKLSIFKSMYYTFHWGVNGLKKYGKL, encoded by the coding sequence ATGGAGGAATTAGTATCAATTATAACTCCATGTTATAATTCAGAGAAATTTATAAAGGAGACATATGATTCAATTCTGAATCAAACTTATAAAAATTGGGAATGGATTATTATAGATGACTGTTCAACTGATGATTCAGTTGTAATCATTCAAAAATTTAATGATTCTCGAGTAAAATTACACGTGAATCATATGAATAGTGGCGCGGCAGTTTCTCGTAATAAAGCATTAGAAATTGCAAATGGTCGATATATTACTTTTATTGATAGTGATGATTTATGGTTACCTCAATTTTTAGAGAAAAGTATTGAATTTTTAAAAATTAATCATGAAGAGTTAGTATACGCTACGTATAAACGTGTAGATGAAGAATTAAATCCGCTTTTAAATGATTTTATTGCGGAAGATCGAATTGATTATCAAAGAATATTATATAATTGTCCTATTCCCATGCTAACATCTCTTTATGATAGTAAGCGGATCGGTAAAATTTCTTTTCCACAAGTAGAGTTGAGAGAGGATCATGCGATGTGGATGGAATTGCTAAAAAAAATTAAATCTGCGCGAGCAATAAAGGAACCCTTGGGAATTTATCGAATGCGTGAAAATTCAGTCTCAAGAAATAAATTATTTATAGCGAAAAAACAATATCGTCTATATCGAAATTATTTAAAATTAAGTATATTTAAGTCAATGTATTATACTTTTCATTGGGGAGTTAACGGATTAAAAAAGTATGGAAAACTTTAA
- a CDS encoding MraY family glycosyltransferase → MENFKLLEFLYQLNISPIFINVIGAFSFAFLISIISIPKIIRISFKKGLMDVPGERSSHINKVPTLGGVALFFGIVVSTSIFATELGANYAFFLSAITILFFVGLMDDLLVVAPDKKLYAQLISTTLIIFGSGIMVNSLFGLFGIHELNYWVGVFLTYFVFIVLINAYNLIDGIDGLASGIGIVISMAFIFIFYRIFDYSIGILAISIVAVLIGFLRYNLSDKMKIFMGDTGSMVIGFILTFMAIRFLYMASLPNYELHTAPVLLMFIFCIPVIDTLQVFIMRILQKKHPLHPDKNHLHHHILRMGYSHTQTSSILIIVNIIFITIGYILRNLEINKLFLIFLLLSFSFVAIIRYKISKNITS, encoded by the coding sequence ATGGAAAACTTTAAATTATTAGAATTCTTATATCAGTTGAATATCTCTCCGATATTTATCAATGTAATAGGAGCATTTAGCTTTGCATTTCTAATCTCTATAATATCAATCCCAAAGATTATTCGAATTTCTTTTAAAAAGGGATTAATGGATGTCCCTGGAGAACGTAGTTCGCATATTAATAAAGTTCCTACATTAGGAGGAGTTGCTTTATTTTTTGGAATAGTGGTATCAACGTCAATTTTTGCAACGGAATTAGGTGCAAATTATGCCTTTTTCTTATCAGCCATTACCATATTATTTTTTGTTGGTTTAATGGATGATTTATTGGTTGTTGCTCCTGATAAGAAATTATATGCCCAACTAATTAGTACAACTTTAATCATTTTTGGATCGGGAATAATGGTGAATTCATTATTTGGATTATTTGGAATTCATGAATTAAACTATTGGGTGGGAGTTTTCTTAACCTATTTTGTTTTTATAGTACTGATTAATGCTTATAATCTGATTGATGGTATTGATGGTTTAGCTTCTGGAATCGGAATCGTGATTAGTATGGCTTTTATTTTTATATTTTATCGCATTTTTGATTATAGTATTGGGATTTTAGCAATATCAATCGTTGCTGTATTAATTGGATTTTTGCGTTATAATTTATCCGATAAAATGAAAATTTTTATGGGAGATACAGGTTCAATGGTGATTGGATTTATATTAACTTTTATGGCTATTCGTTTTTTATATATGGCGAGTTTACCAAATTATGAATTACATACAGCTCCAGTATTATTGATGTTTATTTTTTGTATACCAGTTATCGATACATTACAAGTATTTATTATGCGTATTTTACAAAAAAAACATCCCTTACATCCGGACAAAAATCATTTGCATCATCATATTTTACGAATGGGGTATAGTCATACTCAAACTTCATCCATTTTAATAATCGTTAATATCATTTTTATTACTATCGGCTATATCTTGAGAAATCTCGAGATCAATAAACTTTTTTTGATATTTCTATTACTTTCGTTTAGTTTTGTTGCTATTATTCGATATAAAATCTCCAAAAATATAACTTCTTAA